The nucleotide sequence TATCGTGGCCGCGAATGAATGAATGGCATCGCGACAGCCAAGCCGCCGTACACGTTAGATTCCTGTGTCGCTATCCAGCAGAAATCTTCGAGACGGGGGAGACCCACGTGTTCGACGATGAACCGCAGTTCTAGATAGTCCGTAGCGACCTTGTCGACATCCGCGACGTCGAACGAATCACGGTCAAGTGGACGGATTGTGGGGCCTTTGTGAACATGAATGTTGGTGATCCCCAGCTTGATACACTCTTCCAGGTAGCGCCGCGACCACGTCTCGTCGAGTTTGTATCCCCGTGAGCTGCCGAACCACTCCGCGGTATAGAGCTTGACGCCCTTCAGATTCATCCGCTCGGCGTCCCGCCGGAGCTGCTCGAGTCCCTTCTCGCCGTGGCGAGGATCGTACGCGTGGTTGTAAGTCAGCTTGTCAGGATGCTCCTGAGTGAGTCCGAACGCCTCTTCGGTCTGGCCGAACCCGTTGTGGTAGAACTCGCTAAGCAGCGTGGCTTGAAAGATCGCGTGATCGACATGGCCGTCTACGAAGACGTCCTTCATGAATCGCTCGCTGCCGTAGTAGGCGTAGCTGTCGAAATCCCACACGTACTCTTCAGGACTCAGGTTCTGGTGGTAGTCATAGAAGCAGTCAATGAACTGCTGTCCGTGGATGTTGCGCTGATTCGACTTGCGGCCGTCCCAGATGTGGACGTGGCCATCGACGATGAAGTATTTTTCGCCGTCCTTCTCGTACATAACAGACTCCTGTTGCTTGGGTAGTTGGGCACAGCGACGTTTAGCCGTAACCGAATCCCTGTGTCAGTGCGCGGTGAGGTCGAAACCGATGTACTCCGCGGCGTCCTCGGGGCTTGCGAAGAGCATCGTCTTGTCGTCGAGGTGCACCATGCGCCCGTAGTGGGTGGAGCTGATCTCCTCGAAGATCGAGCCATCAAACTCGGAGCCGAGCGCATCGGTGAGTTCTTCGTAGTCGAACTCCAGCAGCCTTACGCCGTCAACGCGGATCATGGAGGGATACTCCGTCAGCTGTACGTCTTTCTTGGCGCCCATGACGTCAGCCACAACGCGTCCGATAGGGGTATTCATCAGGGTGACACCACACATGTTGGAGAACTCTGTGGCTGAACCGAATTGCATGCTCACTTGTCCAACTCCTTAGGGAGGTCGAGGCCGATTTCCTCGAGAAGAGAACTGAACTTCGCGTGTGCGGCTTCGAGGCTTGACGCGAATGTCACTGCCTTGTCGGCGGGCTGCGACCAGATCGGTTGCAGTGCCTGGGCAGCGTTGAGGCAGCGCGGCACCCACGTATTCAGCCAATCGGCGAAAAGGGATTTATTGCTTTCGCCGTACTCCTCATCCCGAACAAGCAGGCGGAACAGGTTCCTGGTGTAGGTGACATCGCGGTCGTAATCATGCTCACCCGTACCGACGAGGGTGGGCGTGATGTAGTCGCCGTTGCGGGCAGCGATCTGCATGACCAGTTCGGTACGGAAGAGGGACCCGACCAGCTGCTCGAACACAATGTTCGTCGCGAACAGCAGCTCACACCAGTCAGGTACGGCCGTAAGACGTTCCACGACCTCGCGGGTTGGCTGCCATTCGGGTGCCGACTGCCACACCTCCTTGTGCAGCGCGCCGTCGAAATCCGCTGTGGCCTCAGAAAGGTCCAGATTGAACAGCGCCAGATCCTGAGCGAAGCGCATCTTGTGCGCGGCGTTCACCGCGACGGCGGTATTGATCATGTTCGTCGGACAAGACCGCTGAATGGACGTGAAGACGTGCAGCGCCAAACCGTTCTCGGCGTGCATCCACGCCCCCAGATTGCGGGCGATGAACGTTAGCCACGGCGTGTTCCAGCCGTCGTAGACGCGGGCGCGTTTGGCGTTGGACAGGCACAACTCGACCTGGTGCACGACCTTGGAGTTGTTGCGATAGATCGTCTGGTCCCACTCCTCGTTCGGGTCGAGGAACGCGTGCCAATTCGACGATTTCGCGGCTGTCCACTCCTGCGGGTACCCACCGGGCCCGTCACCGAAGCCATAGATCCAGCCCTGAGTCAGATGACGGTCGGGGTCGGGCTGGACATCGACGGTGACGTCCTCATACGTCGTCGACCGCTTCTTGGCCGGCGTGTAATAGGTGAATGATCGGCTGCGAGAGCTGGGGAACTCAAGCGCCCCGGCCTCTGAGTCAGTGAATTCGATCGTGGGGAAGCTACGGTGCTTTTTCCCGGTAGTTGCGGTCATCTCTTCTCTCAGTTCTTGTCGGTGGAGGAGGGCTCTGGATTACGTCAATTTCCGTGGCGACTATTCGAACGCGGGGCTGGTGAACTTGTCGTAGAAGATCTGGTCGTGCGGGGTGTTGTTGGCCTCGAGCAGTTCCAGGGCGGCATCGACCATCGGCGGCGGACCACACAGGTACACCTCGGTTCTGGCGAGTTCAGTTTCGGATCGGCCGACAACGTCGGTGACGTTTCCGTCCTCCACCGTGATCTCGCCGAGGGGAGGCGGATCCATCGACTCCGAAAGGCAGGCCACAAAAGTGAAGTCCGTCAATCCTTTTCCGAGTTCGAGAATCTCATCGACGTAGAACAGGTCCTGCGGGGTGCGAGCGCCGTAGTAGAAGCGCACCCGCCTTGTGTTGTCTGTTTCGTTCATGTGCCGGAGTAACGACAGAAGCGGAGCCATACCTGCGCCGCCGCCAATGAAGACCATCGGCAGGACGTGGCCTTCCTTAAGGGTGAATGATCCGTACGGGCCGGTGAGGGCAATTTCGTCACCGACCGTGATCCCGTCGTCGAGCAGCCCGGCGAATTTGCCGCCAGGGTACTTCTTGATGAGGAACTCGACCTGCTCAGGCGTCGATTGTGTCGTCGCCATAGAGAACGAGCGGTGGTCCTCAGTCCCGGGGATCTTCAAGTCGGAGTACTGGCCGGGTTTGAACACATATGTTGTCGGTTCGACGGGCTGCAACCGTAGCGAGACAATGTCTTTGGTCACGGACTCGATTGCGGCAACCTTTGTGCGCACTTCCTGGATGGGGACGCCGCTGAGAAGTTCATCCTCGTCGAAGTTGAGCAGTTCGATTGTGCAGTCGCTGTACGCTGTCGCACGGCAGAGCAGTACATGGCCTTCGTCGACCTCGGATTCATTACAAGCGAACGTCGAATAGTTCTCCATGTCGATATCACCGTCGAGGACGAATGACTTGCAGGCCGAGCACCGCCCTTCGCGGCAGCCGTGCATCAGGTGGATACCCTGTCGGAATGCGGCATCGAGGATGTATTCGTCTTCACCGACTTCCATCTCGATGTCGACGGGCTCGAAGTTGATACGGTGCTTGTCGGCCATGGGCCTTCTCCTGAGCTCTGAAAAGTAGTGTTCTGGTAGCGGTGGGTGGCGCCGGAGTGACCGCGGCGCCACCCACCGAGCCTGAGTCAGGCCGGGACTGATCCCGCCCGATAGGCGGCGATGTGCGCATCGCGTTCAGCGTCGGACATTTCGTTCAAGAGCACGTTCGGGCTCTGGAACGTGTTGCCACGCACGTCGTCGAGGGTCCACAGCTTCTTCGGATCGTCGAGCTGCAGGTGCGGTTGCCCAACGAGGGTTTTGCCGTCGTCACGCACATAGCCGAGGTCCTGCACAATGTCCGCGAGGTCCTTGCCGTGGTGGAGCGTTTCCCATTCACGGAAGCCGGTGAGGCGGCCCATGTTTGGCGTCGCCCGGCCTTCGTACTCGCCGCGGAACGCCACTGCGTCGGTCCAGTAGCAAGTCTCCGAACAGTAGGTGCGCCACTGTTCGTCTACTTTCTCCACCACCATGTCCTCACGAATCAGTGCGGGCACCATGCACGTCCAGCACCGGTGGGGATACTGGTAGCCGACTTCTTCGAATGCGATCGGCTTGTTCCGCCCGGGGTACGCGAGCCGGTTGTACGCTTCCCACCACTTGCCGAACTTGGAGTACCAGCCTGGATACTTCTCTTCGAACCATTCGAAGTCGGTGTCGGTCATGGCATCGATGCGCCAGTAGTTGACTGGCCAGCCGGTGGCGAAGAACCGTGCTACCTCGTGGACGTAGTGTTTGTCGACGATCCGCTTCCACGCTTCTTCGACCAGGTCGTGCGGAATTGTCAGTCCGTACTTCTCCAGTGGGAGGAGGTAGCTGCGGTAGTAGTCGTCGTAAATCCAGCGTCGCCACATCTCCGCGTAGCTCTCGCGGTCCTTGCGCCGATCCTTGGTGCCGTATTCGATGAATGTGCCGATCGCGGCGTCGACGACGCAATGGTTGTTCCACCACGCGTACCGCAGATCGCGTTCGAGCAGCGGGCGGTTGCGCTCGTCGGCGAGCGCCATCAACAGGATGGAGTAACCGTTCGAGATGTGCCGTGATTCGTCGGACTGCACCGAGTGGAACACGGTGGGGAGCAGGTAGTCACCGTTGGCTGCTGCTTCGTCTGGCATCGCTACGAAAAGCGTGTTGGTAAAAGCGGTTTCCGCGACAACCGTGAGGTAGATGTTCGCTGCGGTAATTGCGTCACCGGTGATGAAGCCCTCGCCGAACTGTCGGCCGATGGTGCCCGCGTAATTGTTCGCGAATGCCTTCTCCGTCATATCGAACCCGGCCGGATCGATGTAGTTGTTCATGTAGAGCTTCTTGAGGTTCATCTGGATTGTGGAGTGGCGAACCTCGTCGATCATCTGTACCGCCAGCCCGTTGTGGATCTCGGGGTTGGGTACCGCATCGATAGCCATCGGCATCGCGCGTGCCGCGGAAATCTCCGGGAAAGGGATGATCGACAAGAAGAGTTTCTGCCACTCAAGCCAGCGCTGCTGAACTTGGCGGAACATGTTGCCGCGGATCGCGCCGTCCATGGCGCCGTAGACCCTGTTGTCCTTTTCTTCTTCCATAGGGAAGTAAGACCGCATGATCTGCTTGAGAGGGTCCTTTTTCGGAGCTCTCTCGAACGTGTAGTCCGTACCGAAACGTGTTGCTGGGGTGGCAAATGTGGGTTCCCACGACAGTTCGGTGATTTTTGCATGCGCCTTGGTCAGGCTCTGCCTACTCAATGGATGCGCCTCCTTGCTCGGGAGCTGGACTGGGCTGCCAGCTCGTGTGGGGGACGGTGCGAACTCGATACAACACCGTGAGGCGCGTTGTATTTGTCTCACTATGAGACGGGCATCACATTCAAGAGTTCTTATGTTGTTTGAAGCTGCAAGAAGTGCCGCGCTGAGAAAAGGAGGCGTCCTTGAGAATCGAGTCGACCAGCGAGATTCGCAACTGGTTGCGGATCTCGTGGCGGAGATCCCGAGAAGCACTAGGCGACAATGACTCACCGACCGCTGACTTCGTGGAAGAGCGAGCCACAGACTCGGTGTTCCTTCGCGCGGCTCGTCCGGTACTCGCAGCAATGTCCGCAGAAATTGAGAACGAACCCGTTTCGCTGATACTCACAGACAACAAGAGCACAGTTCTCAGCCGGAATGGCGGCGACCGCGGCTTGCTCAAGGCGCTCGATCGTGTTCATCTGGCTCCCGGCTTTGTCTACGCGGAGTCAGCGGTGGGTACCAATGGGATCGGCACCGCACTTGAAGTCGGCGCTCCGATTCTGATCGACGGTACCGAGCACTACGCGGGGCCGCTGCAGTCATTCTCGTGTGCGGGTGCGCTCGTGACACATCCCACCTCAGGCGCGCTATTGGGCGTGGTCGACCTGACTACCGAAGCGAGACACGCCAACTCGCTGCTCCTGCCGTTCGCAAAGCTAGCGGCTCACCGGATACGTGAGCGCATCCTCGACGATGCCAGTGAGCGGGAACGTGCTTTGCTGCACAGCTACCATGCGGCTTGCCATCATTCGGGGCGCCCAGTCATCGCGATCGGGGAAAACGTCCTGATGGTGAATGCGTTAGCCCAGGAGCAGTTCGATTCACGGGACCAGGCTGTCATCATCGAGCGGACGCGCGACACCAGCGGCCGGGCGAAACCCGCAACCTTTCTTGCCGACCTGCCGAGTGGGGTTACGGCACGCCTGTCATATGAACCGACGTTCGTAAACGACCGGGTCGCGGGTGGGATTATCCGCATTAAGGAGACAGTCCGACGCTCCCCCGGTCCACGAATCGTGAAGTACCCGGACCCTCCATCGATAGCGAGGATGAGTGCGTTGTGGCGTCACGCATTTCGTGATGTAGCGGAATCGTGCACGCGGCGAGAGTGGCTCGTCCTCGATGGAGAATCGGGGACGGGCAAAGCGGCACTGGCACGAGCCGCACACGGGCATGTGACGCGTGGCCGTGCACTCGTCGTGCTCGACGCCGCGCGACTCGGTGGCAAAGTGCTCGCTCAGGCTGACGCGGAATTGGAGGGTGGTGCGGATCTGCTGATCCGGCATGCTGACGCCCTTAGCGAGGCTGACCTCGACGCGCTTTCCGATATGCTGCAACCGCTACGTGAGGGTTCGCATGCGGAGGAATCCTGGATTGCGCTTACCGTGCGGCCCGGTGAGGGCTGTAATTCGTTTGCAAGCTTTCGGCTCTTCCCGAAAACCGTAACCGTGCCGCCGTTGCGCCACCGAGCTGAGGATATTCCTCAGCTCACGCGTGACATGTTGCGGGCGATTGGTGCGGACGACGTCGTCCTCTCGGCTGCATCCCTGAATCAGCTGGCCCGTTTGCGGTGGCCAGGGAACGCCGCGCAGCTACGGAGCGTCCTCGAGGAACTGCACCGGCGCCACCGTTCCGGTCTGATCGAGCCTCACCAATTGCCACCCGAGTGCAAAGCAACAACGCGCCGGACCCTCAGCAAGATTGAGACACTGGAACGAGACGCTATCGTCGATGCCCTCACTCTTCACGAAGGCGACAAGGTCCGTGCTGCGACGGCGCTGGGCATCTCCAGGGCGACGATTTACAGGAAGATTCGGGAGTTTGGTATCAGGATCTAGTCGGCGGGCGTCACAGAAGCGGAACGACGTTCTCCCCGAGCATCACCAGTCCGAGCGCAACCATGGCGATACCAGAGACTCGGGGCAGTGCCCTCATTACGCGTGGCCGGGTGAGCGCCACAGCACGCGCACCAGCGCCCACAGCGGAGTAGAACGCACCGCACGTCACGATGTACAACGCTCCGAGTAGCGCTATCTGCACCGGGATCGGCCAGGCACCGCTGGGGTCGGTGAACTGGGGGAGAAGCGCCAAGAAGAGGACGAGGGCCTTCGGGTTGAGGCAGCTCACGCCCGCGCCGCGCAGCGACCTTGCCCACCACGGGACGGCCTCCGCTGCATCTTCAGTCCCGAGGCCCGGGCTTCCTGGGTCCTTCAGAAGGGAACTGCCCAGGTACAGCAGATATGCGGCGCCGATAACCGTGAGTACCGTGAGAATTGCTGGTGTTCCCGCGACTAGTGCGCCCACCCCAGCAGCGACAACGCCGGTGAGAAGGACGTATCCGGCCATGAGTCCGCCAACCGCGGGGTACACAGTTCTGTCACGGACGCCAGCGGCGATGGTGAATGCCCAGTCTGGTCCGGGGAGGGCGATCAGTAGTACCGCTATTACCCAAAATCCCACCACCTGAGTCGGGCTCATCTGCAGATCCTTCCGCGCTATTTGGGGTTCTAGCAAAACCTATGCTGAATTACGCCAAATAGGTTCCTAAGATTGATCGCAGGCGGAGTGGCGAGTGGAAGAATTACCGCTATGGATGCGGTCGATCGAAAGATTCTTGCGGAGCTGCAGATGAATGGGCGAATCAGTATCACTGAGCTCGCTTCGAGAGTGCGGCTGACGGTATCGCCTACGCACCGCCGTTTGCGTGATCTCGAGGAGTCCGGTGTCATTCGGGGCTACCGAGCAGCGCTCGATCCGGAGGCGCTGGGGCTGAAATTCGAGGCGCTGCTGTTCATCACCATGCGTGAAGCGAATCACGAGACGCTCGTGCGGTTCGAGGAAGCCGCCGCGGCGATACCAAACGTGCTCGAGGCGCAGAGACTCTTCGGTGAGCCGGACTATCTGGTGCGGGTAGTAAGTGAGGACCTGGCGGATTACCAGC is from Hoyosella subflava DQS3-9A1 and encodes:
- a CDS encoding FAD-binding oxidoreductase; the encoded protein is MADKHRINFEPVDIEMEVGEDEYILDAAFRQGIHLMHGCREGRCSACKSFVLDGDIDMENYSTFACNESEVDEGHVLLCRATAYSDCTIELLNFDEDELLSGVPIQEVRTKVAAIESVTKDIVSLRLQPVEPTTYVFKPGQYSDLKIPGTEDHRSFSMATTQSTPEQVEFLIKKYPGGKFAGLLDDGITVGDEIALTGPYGSFTLKEGHVLPMVFIGGGAGMAPLLSLLRHMNETDNTRRVRFYYGARTPQDLFYVDEILELGKGLTDFTFVACLSESMDPPPLGEITVEDGNVTDVVGRSETELARTEVYLCGPPPMVDAALELLEANNTPHDQIFYDKFTSPAFE
- a CDS encoding ferritin family protein, with protein sequence MSRQSLTKAHAKITELSWEPTFATPATRFGTDYTFERAPKKDPLKQIMRSYFPMEEEKDNRVYGAMDGAIRGNMFRQVQQRWLEWQKLFLSIIPFPEISAARAMPMAIDAVPNPEIHNGLAVQMIDEVRHSTIQMNLKKLYMNNYIDPAGFDMTEKAFANNYAGTIGRQFGEGFITGDAITAANIYLTVVAETAFTNTLFVAMPDEAAANGDYLLPTVFHSVQSDESRHISNGYSILLMALADERNRPLLERDLRYAWWNNHCVVDAAIGTFIEYGTKDRRKDRESYAEMWRRWIYDDYYRSYLLPLEKYGLTIPHDLVEEAWKRIVDKHYVHEVARFFATGWPVNYWRIDAMTDTDFEWFEEKYPGWYSKFGKWWEAYNRLAYPGRNKPIAFEEVGYQYPHRCWTCMVPALIREDMVVEKVDEQWRTYCSETCYWTDAVAFRGEYEGRATPNMGRLTGFREWETLHHGKDLADIVQDLGYVRDDGKTLVGQPHLQLDDPKKLWTLDDVRGNTFQSPNVLLNEMSDAERDAHIAAYRAGSVPA
- a CDS encoding sigma-54-dependent Fis family transcriptional regulator, giving the protein MRIESTSEIRNWLRISWRRSREALGDNDSPTADFVEERATDSVFLRAARPVLAAMSAEIENEPVSLILTDNKSTVLSRNGGDRGLLKALDRVHLAPGFVYAESAVGTNGIGTALEVGAPILIDGTEHYAGPLQSFSCAGALVTHPTSGALLGVVDLTTEARHANSLLLPFAKLAAHRIRERILDDASERERALLHSYHAACHHSGRPVIAIGENVLMVNALAQEQFDSRDQAVIIERTRDTSGRAKPATFLADLPSGVTARLSYEPTFVNDRVAGGIIRIKETVRRSPGPRIVKYPDPPSIARMSALWRHAFRDVAESCTRREWLVLDGESGTGKAALARAAHGHVTRGRALVVLDAARLGGKVLAQADAELEGGADLLIRHADALSEADLDALSDMLQPLREGSHAEESWIALTVRPGEGCNSFASFRLFPKTVTVPPLRHRAEDIPQLTRDMLRAIGADDVVLSAASLNQLARLRWPGNAAQLRSVLEELHRRHRSGLIEPHQLPPECKATTRRTLSKIETLERDAIVDALTLHEGDKVRAATALGISRATIYRKIREFGIRI
- a CDS encoding LysE family translocator; translated protein: MSPTQVVGFWVIAVLLIALPGPDWAFTIAAGVRDRTVYPAVGGLMAGYVLLTGVVAAGVGALVAGTPAILTVLTVIGAAYLLYLGSSLLKDPGSPGLGTEDAAEAVPWWARSLRGAGVSCLNPKALVLFLALLPQFTDPSGAWPIPVQIALLGALYIVTCGAFYSAVGAGARAVALTRPRVMRALPRVSGIAMVALGLVMLGENVVPLL
- a CDS encoding amidohydrolase family protein; the encoded protein is MYEKDGEKYFIVDGHVHIWDGRKSNQRNIHGQQFIDCFYDYHQNLSPEEYVWDFDSYAYYGSERFMKDVFVDGHVDHAIFQATLLSEFYHNGFGQTEEAFGLTQEHPDKLTYNHAYDPRHGEKGLEQLRRDAERMNLKGVKLYTAEWFGSSRGYKLDETWSRRYLEECIKLGITNIHVHKGPTIRPLDRDSFDVADVDKVATDYLELRFIVEHVGLPRLEDFCWIATQESNVYGGLAVAMPFIHSRPRYFAQIMGELLYWIGEDKILFGSDYALWTPKWLIEKFVDFQIPEDMTEYPPITAEQKKKILGLNAAALYDLEIPAEFATRETAGHDRVEVAAGAREAASL
- a CDS encoding Lrp/AsnC family transcriptional regulator, which encodes MDAVDRKILAELQMNGRISITELASRVRLTVSPTHRRLRDLEESGVIRGYRAALDPEALGLKFEALLFITMREANHETLVRFEEAAAAIPNVLEAQRLFGEPDYLVRVVSEDLADYQRLYDEQLTRLPGVQRVASTLVMKHVVRERPLPL
- the mimD gene encoding propane 2-monooxygenase effector subunit MimD; its protein translation is MSMQFGSATEFSNMCGVTLMNTPIGRVVADVMGAKKDVQLTEYPSMIRVDGVRLLEFDYEELTDALGSEFDGSIFEEISSTHYGRMVHLDDKTMLFASPEDAAEYIGFDLTAH
- a CDS encoding aromatic/alkene monooxygenase hydroxylase subunit beta, with translation MTATTGKKHRSFPTIEFTDSEAGALEFPSSRSRSFTYYTPAKKRSTTYEDVTVDVQPDPDRHLTQGWIYGFGDGPGGYPQEWTAAKSSNWHAFLDPNEEWDQTIYRNNSKVVHQVELCLSNAKRARVYDGWNTPWLTFIARNLGAWMHAENGLALHVFTSIQRSCPTNMINTAVAVNAAHKMRFAQDLALFNLDLSEATADFDGALHKEVWQSAPEWQPTREVVERLTAVPDWCELLFATNIVFEQLVGSLFRTELVMQIAARNGDYITPTLVGTGEHDYDRDVTYTRNLFRLLVRDEEYGESNKSLFADWLNTWVPRCLNAAQALQPIWSQPADKAVTFASSLEAAHAKFSSLLEEIGLDLPKELDK